A window of the Dictyostelium discoideum AX4 chromosome 4 chromosome, whole genome shotgun sequence genome harbors these coding sequences:
- a CDS encoding hypothetical protein (Similar to Dictyostelium discoideum (Slime mold). hypothetical 127.0 kDa protein), with translation MEKILTIILFLSTISNLYISAIPSNELVCAENLATKFNLKGYFPNNDYCGNSSIIFCQDSSIIGVSITFIKNSSMVLTDQDISCFPNLETLTIWYFTLSQSLLNYNIEKGKRITYFDVLCPNCRLMQKLGNYQTFIYTSSQSLVFNIGFLCHIFQVSLVSFTGFYLEGPTEFTNCNSNRMSLFGTNYPDFSNISSQSFVEIVLVESFDKNSISNFSTMSSLYANIYHFSSVPFYLTENFKIKYISIEATFENINQLSKFSLVNNINYKSVAIKCIGNSVFSFNGELPVIINNNVTFEFTNSNLTKVPSLSTYGDYDNKVTFSDNKFLDLQLPIYDGSGINYIFDSNSITGTIDKSWCNTILSIKDNKMNGDIPSCYQCYFNYTGNLNIPNIYDGFSGNQFTNYDKNIPCTTFRPKIKIINSTTLNVFGDDIGFDPYLWKFNGSIPMNSSYQINKFGSDYTCNIGSNIGLDYFSILFTIPHEFLYTFPIIEKPIIVSNLTISNNDNIFTFSGLYYSSYVGYKNQVISIDGLECTQISSNFFETKCSPPSPSSTPTINKDKLNLVNIGIDKFQTKFYINSTIESGNEITCSNCNGNFDICDKSSGSCFCENGKYYSGCLCLDLKFDGSCFQLNPFISSITPSTTDGGISTIFGSFGFFNFNYSVLIDGTLCKGVNYSNDEIIFISPPGIGIKKLTLIINSLSPLNAIYNYENKFVECPGKINNCSGNGICKSNGECQCNSGWTSFDCSIVFNDNNNNPPTNNEIDSNSGGTNIINQDVKFQIYLKTLKEINYQGRIIKEYQLQNNWDLNSTDLTNQYKFSQKLIENKSTTIISLIEEVVNPDGKEYRFAGTSFKLNQGSIKFTISIYNYSFQSNLNTLQLDLISIVDQSAITTINDDDNNYDTDNECNSKSIEIDTNNLNDLSNFNYIKISKNNKILEGRFINKVVSDGRATFFSTSITNNSNSITVSLNLPHCKSECIIDPDFSLIVSPDFKSECNNENSNRKWLIPVAVVIPVICISAIVTISTLIYMKRVHSNHPLMKLIKLNKKIINK, from the exons atGGAAAAGATTTTAACAATTATACTTTTTCtatcaacaatttcaaatttatacaTTTCAGCTATACCATCCAATGAATTGGTTTGTGCAGAAAATTTAGCTAcgaaattcaatttaaaagGTTATTTTCCAAACAATGATTATTGTGGAAATTCTTCAATAATCTTTTGTCAAGATTCTTCAATTATCGG AGTAtcaattacttttattaaaaattcatctATGGTTTTAACTGATCAAGATATTTCTTGTTTTCCAAATTTAGAGAcatt gACTATTTGGTATTTCACTCTTTCTCAAAgcttattaaattataatatagaAAAGGGGAAAAGAATAACATATTTCGATGTTTTATGCCCAAATTGCAGGTTAATGCAAAAATTAGGAAATTATCAAActtt tatttatACATCATCACAAAGtttagtttttaatattggattTCTTTGTCATATTTTTCAAGTTTCATTAGTATCATTTACAGGATTTTATCTTGAAGGTCCCACTGAATTTACAAATTGTAATTCAAATAGAATGAGTTTATTTGGTACTAATTATCCAGATTTCTCAAATATTTCAAGTCAATCATTTGTTGAAATAGTTTTAGTAGAATCATTTGacaaaaattcaatttcaaatttttcaaCAATGTCATCTTTATACGCTAATATATATCATTTTTCAAGTGTTCCATTTTACCTAactgaaaattttaaaattaaatatatatcaaTTGAAGcaacatttgaaaatattaatcaattatctaaatttagtttagtaaataatataaattataaaagtgTTGCTATTAAATGTATTGGTAATTCagtttttagttttaatggTGAATTGCCagttattataaataataatgttactTTTGAATtcacaaattcaaatttaacaaaagTTCCCTCGTTATCTACATATGGTGATTATGATAATAAAGTAACATTTTCAGATAATAAATTCCTAGATTTACAACTTCCAATTTATGATGGTAGTGGAATTAACTACATTTTCGATTCAAATAGTATTACTGGaacaattgataaatcttGGTGTAatacaattttatcaataaaagataataaaatgaatgg TGATATTCCATCATGTTATCAatgttattttaattatacaGGTAATTTGAATATTCCAAATATTTATGATGGGTTTTCAGGTAAccaatttacaaattatgataaaaatatCCCATGTACAACTTTTAgaccaaaaattaaaattataaattcaacaacattaaatgtatttggtgatgatattGGATTTGATCCTTATCTTTGGAAATTTAATGGTTCGATTCCAATGAATTCAAGTTaccaaattaataaatttggaaGTGATTACACATGTAATATTGGTAGTAATATTGGTTTagattatttttcaattttatttacaattccTCATGAATTTTTATACACATTtccaataattgaaaaaccaataatcgtttcaaatttaacgatttcaaataatgataatatttttacattttcagGTTTATATTATTCAAGTTATGTTGGTTATAAGAATCAAGTGATTTCAATTGATGGACTTGAATGTACCCAAATTAGTTCAAATTTCTTTGAAACTAAATGTTctccaccatcaccatcatcaacaccaactataaataaagataaactTAATTTAGTTAATATTGGAATTGACAAATTTCAAACTAAATTTTACATAAATTCAACTATTGAAAGTGGTAATGAAATAACATGTTCAAATTGTAATGGTAATTTCGATATTTGTGATAAAAGTAGTGGGAGTTGTTTTTGTGAAAATGGGAAATACTATTCAGGATGTTTATGcttagatttaaaatttgatggCTCATGTTTCCAACTAAACCCATTCATATCATCAATTACTCCTTCAACAACTGATGGTGGTATATCAACTATTTTCGGttcatttggtttttttaattttaattattcagTTTTAATCGATGGTACACTTTGCAAAGGTGTTAACTattcaaatgatgaaattatatttatttcacCTCCAGGTAttggtattaaaaaattaactcTAATCATCAATAGTTTATCACCATTGAATGCTATTTAcaattatgaaaataaatttgttgaatGTCCaggtaaaattaataattgctCAGGTAATGGAATTTGTAAATCTAATGGTGAATGTCAATGTAATTCAGGTTGGACTTCATTTGATTGCAGTATtgtatttaatgataataataataacccaccaactaataatgaaattgattcaaattcAGGTGgtacaaatattattaaccAAGATgttaaatttcaaatttatttaaaaactttaaaagaaattaattatcaAGGTAGAATAATTAAAGAATAccaattacaaaataattgggatttaaattcaacagATTTAACTaatcaatataaatttagtcaaaaattaattgaaaataagtCAACAACgataatatcattaattgaaGAAGTTGTGAATCCAGATGGAAAAGAATATAGATTCGCAGGAacttcatttaaattaaatcaaggttcaattaaatttacaatttcaatttataattattcatttcaaagtaatttaaatacattacaattagatttaatatcaatagtTGATCAATCAGCAATAACAACTATTAATGacgatgataataattatgatacTGATAATGAATGTAATTCAAAAtctattgaaattgatacaaataatttaaatgatttatcaaattttaattatattaaaatttcaaaaaataataaaattttagaagGAAGGTTCATTAATAAAGTTGTATCAGATGGTAGAGCAACATTCTTTTCTACTagtattacaaataattcaaattcaattacagtttctttaaatttaccacATTGTAAAAGTGAATGTATAATTGATCCTGATTTCTCATTAATCGTTTCACCTGATTTCAAATCTGAATGTAATAATGAAAACTCAAATCGAAAATGGTTAATTCCAGTTGCTGTTGTAATTCCTGTAATTTGTATTTCAGCAATAGTAACAATTTCAACACTTATTTATATGAAGAGAGTTCATTCAAATCATCCATTAATGAAacttataaaattaaataaaaaaattattaataaataa
- the crlD gene encoding G-protein-coupled receptor family protein (Similar to GPCR), whose protein sequence is MSSCSSLSMDDRVKIGYGSIAGASLSIIGSIGTIILIKIRNKKQEKKLLIQRKQQLSINNLNINSGSSSNIITISNSTTSLSSNNLNIQPPSFPSYSPLPTSISLSNNNNNNKNNNQKTKVSHFIINLSIANLLASIFMITIKLMMIHFNDKFIKVLPSTANHSFNALISVCTIGNGVIGFSFISTFFWTLAISMYIYQQFLSSSTINSNNNNNNINNINNNNNNNINNINNSKNNNSINNFNNSNKSNKIIKMLFYFVCWVIPFVLGSILVSGSRLIELNSDLPWCSIDSNIQLISFYFPLIICLLATTFFTILIKYKFSNDKLACSSSSLINLQSKIIQRLILFLIVILVCWVPSLISFFISFFSKNCKQFLWLEIISSTIQSCQGILNFLSYLSIFKKLKLYFKNLKKKFNNNNSNNSNNSNNNNSNNFNGGGIFYSKGKKVNNQNSNNFYFTFSTFDFDNNQIQEK, encoded by the coding sequence atgtcaTCATGTTCATCATTGAGTATGGATGATAGAGTTAAGATTGGATATGGTAGTATTGCTGGAGCATCACTTTCAATTATTGGTAGTATTGgtacaattattttaattaaaatacggaataaaaaacaagaaaaaaaattattaattcaaagaaaacaacaattatcaataaataatctaAATATCAATAGTGGTAGCAGTAGTAATATaattacaatttcaaattcaacaacatcattatcatcaaataatttaaatattcaaccACCTTCTTTTCCTTCTTATTCACCTCTTCCAACTTCAATTTCATtgtcaaataataataataataataaaaataataatcaaaaaactAAAGTTTcacattttataattaatttatcaatagcGAATTTATTAGCATCAATTTTCATGataacaattaaattaatgatgattcactttaatgataaatttataaaagttTTACCATCAACTGCTAATCATAGTTTTAATGCATTAATTTCAGTATGTACAATTGGTAATGGTGTTATTGGTTTCTCTTTTATTTCAACTTTCTTTTGGACATTAGCAATCTCTATGTACATTTATCAACAATTTCTTTCAtcttcaacaattaatagtaataataataataataatataaataatataaataataataataataataatataaataatataaataatagtaaaaataataatagtataaataattttaataattcaaataaatcaaataaaattataaaaatgttattttattttgtatgTTGGGTGATACCATTTGTATTGGGATCAATATTGGTATCGGGAAGtagattaattgaattaaatagtGATTTACCATGGTGTTCAATCGAttcaaatattcaattgatttcattttattttccattaattatttgtttattggCAACTACGTTCTTtacaatattaattaaatataaattttcaaatgataaattagcatgttcttcatcatcattaataaatttacaatctaaaattattcaaagaTTAATACTATTCTTAATTGTTATACTAGTTTGTTGGGTACCAAGTTTAATATCATTCTTTATATCattcttttcaaaaaattgtaaaCAATTCCTTTGGTTAGAAATTATATCATCAACAATTCAATCATGTCAAGGTATTCTAAACTTTTTATCATAcctttcaatttttaaaaaattaaaattatattttaaaaatttaaaaaagaaatttaataataataattcaaataattcaaataattcaaataataataattcaaataattttaatggtggtggtatattttattcaaaaggtaaaaaagtaaataatcaaaattcaaataatttttattttactttttcaacttttgattttgataataatcaaattcaagagaaataa
- the utp15 gene encoding U3 small nucleolar ribonucleoprotein — translation MMNDYTFLHNLPDVPIPYINPVVTGDSWKLKELQNKKYSSMITRVESNPINSKEVCVTFGNCVRIITSNSKKVEEREITSFRDTPYGASYRDDGKLIVVGGEDPIIKLIDVSSKNTLRKFQGHTGGIQCTRFIEKGSLISGSNDNTVRTWAIETGEQLQMVGKHKDKVHCMTRHPTNGDNIWMTGGYDHCVKLWDIRGNKTQSSTITLDHGAPVEDLIMLGASGTMAISVGGNYFKVWDLLNGSTGKQVYQGTHSMKSLTSIHLSNSKDRFITSGLDHTVRVFSTQSYSLINSYEFSEPLLSLTLINDRKIIAGSAKGTLFYARKTNPITISKAKLSNSDLKNNNIDPVIQLKLKKSQQHNQTLVIDDTLGIYKSSHLDRLLRKFEHKTAFDTAVLLNKNIDFIFKVVCELSRRDALDIVLKNREVSELDSILQMVNKLVNTIKYQQCGILLLEKIVEFYHPSIFQENKSIISTMNSIKINLIKEQKKQSQLLELSGALDLLYSNSTNSNIPKTIQKRKFEEDEQEQEN, via the exons atgatGAACGATTATACATTTTTACATAATTTACCAGATGTTCCAATACCATATATTAATCCAGTTGTAACTGGTGATTCAtggaaattaaaa gaattacaaaataaaaaatatagttCAATGATTACTAGAGTTGAATCAAatccaattaattcaaaagaaGTTTGTGTAACATTTGGAAATTGTGTTAGAATTATTACAAGTAATTCAAAGAAAGTTGAAGAGAGAGAGATTACATCATTTAGGGATACACCATATGGAGCAAGTTATAGGGATGATGGTAAATTGATAGTTGTTGGAGGTGAAGATCCAATTATAAAGTTAATTGATGTTTCAAGTAAAAATACATTAAGAAAATTCCAAGGACATACAGGTGGAATTCAATGCACTCGTTTCATTGAGAAGGGTAGTTTAATATCAGGCTCCAACGATAACACTGTCAGAACATGGGCTATTGAGACGGGCGAGCAGTTACAAATGGTGGGTAAACATAAAGATAAAGTACACTGCATGACCAGACACCCCACCAACGGCGACAACATTTGGATGACCGGCGGCTACGACCACTGCGTCAAGCTATGGGATATCAGAGGAAACAAAACCCAATCATCCACCATCACACTCGACCACGGCGCACCAGTGGAGGATTTAATCATGTTGGGCGCATCTGGCACCATGGCAATCTCAGTGGGTGGTAATTATTTCAAAGTGTGGGATTTACTCAATGGTAGCACTGGTAAACAAGTCTATCAAGGCACTCATTCAATGAAATCATTAACTTCAATtcatttatcaaattcaaaagatCGTTTCATTACATCAGGTTTAGATCATACCGTTAGAGTTTTCAGTACACAATCTTATTCCCTAATTAATAGTTATGAATTCTCTGAACCACTTCTCTCTCTAACCCTTATAAATGATCGTAAAATTATTGCTGGTTCAGCTAAAGGTACTCTTTTCTATGCTCGTAAAACTAATCCTataacaatttcaaaagcaaaattatcaaattctgatttaaaaaataataatatcgaTCCtgtaattcaattaaaattaaaaaaatcacaacaacaTAATCAAACTTTAGTAATTGATGATACATTAggaatttataaatcaagTCATTTAGATAGATTATTACGTAAATTTGAACATAAAACAGCTTTTGATACTGCAGTTTta cttaataaaaatattgattttatatttaaagtaGTTTGTGAATTATCAAGAAGAGATGCATTAGATATTGTTTTAAAGAATAGAGAAGTTTCAGAATTAGATTCAATTTTACAAATGGTTAATAAATTAGTAAATACAATAAAGTATCAACAATGtggtattttattattagaaaagaTTGTAGAATTTTATCATCCATCAATTTTCcaagaaaataaatcaattatttcaacaatgaattcaattaaaattaatttaattaaagaacaAAAGAAACAATCTCAACTTTTAGAATTATCTGGTGCTTTAGATTTACtttattcaaattcaacaaattcaaatattccaaaaacaattcaaaaaagaaaatttgaagaagatgaacaagaacaagaaaattaa